The following are from one region of the Meriones unguiculatus strain TT.TT164.6M chromosome 13 unlocalized genomic scaffold, Bangor_MerUng_6.1 Chr13_unordered_Scaffold_33, whole genome shotgun sequence genome:
- the LOC132650832 gene encoding zinc finger protein 431-like has product YNYVHVNFTQEEWALLDTSQRNLYKDVMLETYRNLTAIGYSWEDDNIEEHCQSSRRHTR; this is encoded by the exons tacaattatgtgcatgtgaactttacTCAAGAAGAATGGGCTTTGCTGGATACTTCCCAAAGGAATCTTtataaagatgtgatgctggagacctacaggaacctcactgctatag gctacagttGGGAAGATGATAATattgaagagcattgtcaaagttctagaagacatacGAGGTAA